The following proteins are encoded in a genomic region of Streptococcus constellatus subsp. constellatus:
- the argR gene encoding arginine repressor gives MKKTERHKLIKKIIKEEKLSTQKDIQDRLKVQGVIVTQTTLSRDLREIGLTKAKKNHEVYYVLADETNKIDLVEFLSYHLQGVSRAEFSLVLHTRLGDASILANFVDANKGELILGTVAGANTLLVICRDTAAAKQMEEQLLEKMD, from the coding sequence ATGAAAAAAACTGAGCGTCATAAACTGATCAAGAAAATAATTAAGGAAGAGAAACTAAGCACACAGAAAGATATTCAGGATCGTTTGAAAGTACAAGGAGTTATTGTCACACAAACAACCCTCTCTCGAGATTTACGAGAAATTGGCTTGACGAAAGCCAAGAAAAACCATGAAGTTTATTATGTTTTAGCGGATGAAACAAACAAGATTGATCTGGTTGAATTCTTATCTTATCATTTGCAGGGAGTTTCTCGGGCTGAATTTTCCTTGGTTCTTCATACACGCTTAGGAGATGCTTCTATTTTAGCTAACTTCGTGGATGCTAATAAAGGAGAGTTGATTTTAGGAACGGTAGCAGGAGCCAACACGCTCTTAGTGATCTGTCGTGATACAGCAGCTGCTAAACAAATGGAAGAGCAGCTCCTTGAGAAAATGGATTAA
- the argS gene encoding arginine--tRNA ligase, producing MNNKQLIASELAKVIDSLDQDAIFNLLEQPKSSELGDIAFPAFSLAKVERKAPQIIATDIAEKIDTTNFEKVVATGPYVNFFLDKSKISAQVIKEIVKEGNNYGQQDEGHGENITIDLSSPNIAKPFSVGHLRSTVIGDALSNIFRKLGYNTIKINHLGDWGKQFGLLMVAYKKWGSKEAVEASPIDELLKLYVRINAEIETDPELDDEGRLWFKKLEDGDPEATELWQWFRDESLKEFNRIYKLLGVEFDSLAGEAFYNDKMDEGIKLLEEKGLLEESKGASIVNLDDVNLPPAMIKKSDGATLYITRDIATAMYRARTYNFVKNVYAVGQEQANHFRQLKAVLKKMGFGWSDDMIHVDFGLVTKNRQKLSTRKGNIILLEPTLQEAISRAKNQIEAKNPDLENKDTVARAVGVGAVKFYDLKTDRRNGYDFDLEAMVSFEGETGPYIQYAYARIQSILRKADFKPSVEATYSLKDAESWEIIKLLQDFARVVKRAADNYDPSLIAKYAISLAQAFNKFYAHTRILDESPERDSRLALSYATAVVLKEALRLLGVDAPEKM from the coding sequence ATGAATAATAAACAATTGATTGCAAGCGAATTGGCTAAGGTCATTGACAGCTTAGACCAAGATGCTATTTTTAATTTACTAGAACAACCAAAAAGCTCAGAGTTAGGCGATATTGCCTTTCCTGCCTTCTCTTTAGCAAAAGTAGAACGTAAAGCTCCTCAAATCATTGCTACAGATATTGCAGAAAAGATTGATACGACAAACTTTGAAAAAGTGGTAGCAACAGGTCCTTATGTAAACTTCTTTCTTGATAAATCAAAAATTTCAGCTCAAGTTATTAAAGAAATTGTAAAAGAAGGAAATAACTACGGGCAACAAGATGAGGGGCATGGGGAAAACATCACAATTGACCTCTCCAGTCCTAACATTGCAAAACCCTTTTCAGTTGGTCATTTGCGCTCCACCGTTATCGGAGATGCTCTCTCTAATATTTTCCGTAAACTAGGCTACAACACCATTAAAATCAACCACTTGGGTGACTGGGGTAAACAATTTGGGCTTCTGATGGTCGCTTATAAAAAATGGGGCAGCAAAGAAGCTGTTGAAGCCAGTCCAATTGACGAGTTATTAAAACTCTATGTCCGAATCAATGCGGAAATTGAAACCGATCCTGAACTTGATGACGAAGGACGTCTTTGGTTCAAAAAATTAGAAGACGGTGACCCTGAAGCTACAGAATTATGGCAATGGTTCCGTGATGAAAGTCTGAAAGAATTTAACCGCATCTATAAATTGCTTGGTGTTGAATTTGACAGCCTAGCCGGCGAAGCCTTCTATAATGACAAGATGGACGAAGGAATTAAGCTCCTTGAAGAAAAAGGATTGCTAGAAGAATCTAAAGGAGCAAGCATCGTCAATCTTGATGATGTCAACCTTCCGCCAGCTATGATTAAAAAATCTGATGGTGCGACTCTCTACATTACTCGTGATATTGCTACAGCTATGTACCGCGCCCGTACTTATAACTTCGTCAAAAATGTTTATGCTGTGGGTCAAGAACAAGCGAACCACTTTAGACAATTGAAAGCTGTTTTAAAGAAAATGGGATTCGGCTGGAGCGACGATATGATTCATGTAGACTTTGGTTTGGTGACAAAGAACCGTCAAAAATTGTCTACACGTAAAGGTAATATCATTCTGCTTGAACCAACCCTTCAAGAAGCTATCAGTCGTGCGAAGAACCAAATTGAAGCTAAAAATCCTGATCTTGAAAACAAAGATACTGTTGCTCGTGCTGTCGGTGTGGGAGCTGTCAAATTCTACGATTTAAAAACAGACCGCCGCAACGGTTACGACTTTGATTTGGAAGCAATGGTGTCCTTTGAAGGAGAAACAGGTCCATATATCCAATACGCTTATGCGCGTATCCAATCCATCCTTCGCAAAGCTGATTTTAAGCCAAGTGTTGAAGCAACATATAGCCTTAAAGATGCTGAAAGCTGGGAAATCATTAAACTGCTGCAAGATTTCGCCCGTGTTGTTAAACGTGCAGCTGACAATTATGATCCATCACTCATTGCAAAATATGCTATCAGCCTTGCACAAGCATTCAACAAGTTCTACGCTCATACGCGTATTTTGGACGAAAGTCCTGAACGTGACAGCCGCTTAGCTCTCAGCTATGCAACAGCTGTTGTTCTAAAAGAAGCTCTTCGTCTTCTCGGTGTTGACGCTCCAGAAAAAATGTAA
- a CDS encoding IS1182 family transposase produces MHIHYNTNQTTLPLEISSFLPQDHLVFTIEKVVNALEDRHFHTFYHNFGRPSYHPKMLLAALLFAYSQGIFSGRKIEKMMIENLAMQYLTGQLVVSYRTINRFRVAKGMEDLIRDLFIDLNLRLKMEELVTLDCLFIDGTKIEANANKYSFVWKKATDKFSVKLQEQIQVYFQEEITPLIHQAIRLDEEEPIASEQLIEFAQVLEEELEKLNQDIEETPVKGKDERKTQRRKLKKVLRKVKDDFSVRAEKYEGYQETFEGRNSFSKTDTDATFMRMKEDHMKNGQLKAAYNLQIATENQFVLHYDVFSNPTDTKTLLPFLETYPHDLKTVVADAGYGSEENLLRLDENEVNHLIKYAMFDQEQKKGYKQSARNLANWYYDDKEDSYTHPDGWCYRFHHIKHQKTQTDFQQEIKVYYADEPKSAPQKGLYINERYQHLKAKECQALLSPEGRQIFNQRKIDVEPVFGQIKAYLGYKRCNLRGKRQVKIDMGLVLMANNLLKYNKRTTQT; encoded by the coding sequence ATGCATATTCACTATAACACAAATCAAACAACTTTACCACTAGAAATCAGTTCTTTCTTGCCACAAGACCATCTCGTCTTTACTATTGAAAAAGTGGTGAATGCCTTGGAGGATCGTCACTTCCACACGTTCTATCATAACTTTGGTCGCCCGTCTTATCACCCTAAAATGCTTTTAGCCGCTCTACTATTTGCCTACTCGCAAGGGATTTTCTCTGGACGAAAAATCGAAAAAATGATGATTGAAAATCTGGCTATGCAGTACCTAACAGGACAGTTGGTTGTCAGCTACCGCACTATCAATCGATTTCGAGTCGCTAAAGGGATGGAAGACCTCATTCGTGATCTTTTCATTGACCTCAATCTTCGTTTAAAAATGGAAGAGTTAGTGACCTTAGATTGTCTGTTTATTGACGGGACTAAGATTGAAGCCAACGCTAACAAGTATAGTTTCGTGTGGAAAAAGGCCACAGACAAGTTTTCCGTCAAACTTCAAGAACAGATACAGGTCTATTTTCAAGAAGAAATCACTCCCCTTATCCATCAGGCCATTAGGCTGGACGAAGAAGAACCGATTGCTTCAGAGCAGTTGATTGAATTCGCTCAAGTCCTCGAAGAAGAATTGGAAAAACTGAACCAAGACATTGAGGAGACACCCGTTAAAGGAAAGGATGAACGTAAAACTCAACGTCGGAAACTCAAGAAAGTCCTGCGTAAAGTCAAGGATGATTTTTCAGTACGTGCTGAAAAATATGAAGGCTACCAAGAGACATTTGAAGGGCGTAACAGCTTTTCCAAAACAGATACAGATGCCACTTTTATGCGGATGAAAGAAGACCACATGAAGAATGGTCAACTCAAGGCTGCTTACAATCTTCAAATCGCTACTGAAAATCAATTTGTTCTTCATTATGATGTCTTCTCAAATCCGACAGATACCAAGACTCTCCTGCCATTCCTTGAAACTTATCCACATGACTTGAAGACCGTTGTCGCAGATGCCGGCTATGGAAGTGAAGAGAACCTCCTTCGTTTAGATGAAAATGAGGTGAACCATCTGATTAAATATGCCATGTTTGATCAGGAACAGAAGAAAGGGTATAAACAGTCGGCTAGAAACTTAGCGAATTGGTACTATGATGACAAGGAGGATAGCTACACTCATCCTGATGGCTGGTGCTATCGTTTTCATCATATCAAACATCAGAAAACACAGACGGACTTTCAACAGGAAATCAAGGTTTACTACGCTGATGAACCTAAATCAGCCCCTCAAAAGGGACTATATATCAACGAACGTTATCAACACTTAAAAGCTAAAGAATGCCAAGCGCTTTTATCTCCCGAAGGTAGACAGATTTTCAATCAACGTAAGATTGATGTGGAACCTGTCTTTGGGCAGATAAAGGCTTATTTGGGTTACAAGAGATGTAACCTAAGAGGCAAGCGTCAGGTGAAAATTGACATGGGTTTAGTGCTCATGGCCAATAATCTCCTTAAATACAATAAGAGAACGACTCAAACTTAA
- the nrdI gene encoding class Ib ribonucleoside-diphosphate reductase assembly flavoprotein NrdI: MKISLVYISLSGNTASFIKRLSTFLQERHENVEIEQVDIKDMVKEERPFYAMSQPFVAFLPTYLEGGNGLDNGDVEILTNDLGDFIAFEENYKRCFGIVGSGNRNFNNQYCLTAKQYSERFGFPVLDTFELRGLNEDIKRIGLKIEELYGL; the protein is encoded by the coding sequence ATGAAGATTTCCTTGGTTTATATTAGCTTAAGTGGGAACACAGCGAGTTTTATCAAACGTTTGTCCACTTTTTTGCAAGAGCGACATGAAAATGTTGAGATTGAGCAGGTGGATATAAAAGATATGGTGAAAGAGGAGCGACCATTTTACGCCATGTCTCAGCCCTTTGTAGCCTTTTTACCAACCTACTTAGAAGGTGGAAATGGTTTGGATAATGGAGATGTAGAGATTCTTACCAATGATTTAGGTGACTTTATCGCTTTTGAAGAGAATTACAAGCGCTGTTTTGGAATTGTTGGTAGTGGTAATCGTAATTTTAACAACCAATATTGTTTAACAGCTAAACAATATTCAGAACGATTTGGCTTTCCAGTCTTAGATACATTTGAGCTTCGTGGCTTGAATGAAGATATTAAACGAATTGGTCTAAAAATCGAAGAATTATACGGGCTATAA
- a CDS encoding ABC transporter permease, giving the protein MKKRPIYLYVLLTLSAILSSFTFIGTFFGSEKITNTSSYKGLSETVVKQIVKVTEKSLVFLHNGPHKLLTILSILLLIAAVVFIVKKNILYANFAYIAYVLLGIIGTIYNYIGGMPLNNLYKDQTMRATAISSTRVLTIIYFAFNILFLVIVFFKMKRQQQDLAKEELQ; this is encoded by the coding sequence GTGAAAAAACGACCAATTTATTTATATGTATTGCTGACGTTATCAGCCATTTTATCATCGTTTACATTTATAGGAACTTTTTTTGGCAGTGAAAAAATAACGAATACAAGTTCCTACAAAGGTTTATCTGAAACAGTTGTAAAACAAATAGTGAAAGTGACTGAAAAGAGTCTTGTCTTTCTTCATAATGGTCCCCATAAATTATTAACTATCCTTTCTATTCTGTTGTTGATAGCTGCTGTTGTTTTCATTGTTAAGAAAAACATTTTGTACGCTAATTTTGCCTATATTGCTTATGTGCTATTAGGAATTATTGGGACAATTTACAATTATATCGGTGGTATGCCACTCAACAATCTTTATAAAGATCAAACGATGCGTGCCACAGCAATCTCATCGACAAGAGTTTTGACCATTATTTATTTTGCATTTAATATTCTTTTCCTTGTTATTGTCTTTTTCAAGATGAAACGGCAGCAACAAGACTTAGCAAAAGAAGAATTACAATAG
- the glgP gene encoding glycogen/starch/alpha-glucan family phosphorylase — MSNLQEYIKKNYQKGIAECSNEELYIALLNYTKLASAQKSVNTGKKKLYYISAEFLIGKLLSNNLINLGLYDNVKKELADAGKDLIEVEEVELEPSLGNGGLGRLAACFLDSIATLGLNGDGVGLNYHFGLFQQVLKNNEQTTVPNFWLTEQNWLVKSSRSYQVPFANFTLTSTLYDIDVPGYKTATKNRLRLFDLDSVDASIIEDGIDFDKTDIARNLTLFLYPDDSNKQGELLRIFQQYFMVSNGAQLIIDEAIEKGSNLHDLADYAVIQINDTHPSMVIPEMIRLLTERGISLDEAINIVKNMTAYTNHTILAEALEKWPLEFLEEVVPHLVPIIKELDKRVKAEYADPAVQIIDEHDRVHMAHMDIHYGYSVNGVAALHTEILKNSELKPFYDIYPEKFNNKTNGITFRRWLMHANPRLSNYIDSLIGRDWHHDASKLEDLLEFSGKADVKAELEKIKAHNKRKLARHLKEHQGVEINPESIFDIQIKRLHEYKRQQMNALYVIHKYLDIKAGNIPARPITVFFGGKAAPAYTIAQDIIHLILCLSEVIANDPEVSPYLQVVMVENYNVTAASFLIAAGDISEQISLASKEASGTGNMKFMLNGALTLGTSDGANVEIHELVGDDNVYIFGEDSETVIDLYAKEAYKSSEFYARKAIKPLVDFIVSDAVLAVGKKERLERLYNELINKDWFMTLLDLEDYIETKERMFADYEDRDVWLEKVLVNIAKAGFFSADRTIAQYNDEIWHLN; from the coding sequence ATGTCAAACTTACAAGAATATATTAAGAAAAATTATCAAAAAGGAATTGCTGAATGTAGCAATGAAGAATTGTATATTGCCCTTTTAAACTATACAAAATTAGCTAGTGCACAAAAGTCAGTTAATACTGGTAAAAAGAAGCTTTACTATATTTCTGCCGAGTTTTTGATTGGGAAACTTTTGTCAAACAACCTAATTAACCTTGGCCTTTATGACAATGTTAAAAAAGAGTTAGCAGACGCTGGTAAAGATCTAATTGAAGTTGAAGAAGTAGAATTAGAACCTTCACTTGGAAATGGCGGTTTGGGACGTCTGGCTGCTTGTTTCCTTGATTCAATTGCGACTCTTGGTTTGAATGGAGATGGTGTTGGACTAAATTATCACTTTGGTTTGTTCCAACAAGTCTTGAAAAATAATGAGCAAACAACAGTTCCAAACTTCTGGCTAACTGAACAAAATTGGTTGGTAAAATCAAGCCGTAGCTATCAAGTACCATTTGCTAATTTTACATTAACATCAACTCTTTATGATATTGATGTGCCTGGTTACAAGACGGCTACTAAAAACCGCCTTCGTCTGTTCGACCTTGACTCAGTAGATGCAAGTATCATTGAAGATGGGATTGACTTTGATAAGACAGATATTGCTCGTAATTTGACTCTATTCCTTTATCCAGATGATAGTAATAAGCAAGGTGAATTGCTCCGTATCTTCCAACAATACTTTATGGTGTCAAATGGTGCACAATTGATTATTGATGAAGCGATTGAAAAAGGTAGCAATCTTCATGACTTGGCTGACTATGCTGTTATCCAAATCAACGATACACACCCATCTATGGTCATTCCAGAGATGATTCGTCTTTTGACAGAACGTGGTATTTCTCTTGATGAAGCAATCAATATCGTTAAGAATATGACGGCTTATACAAACCATACCATTCTTGCTGAAGCGCTTGAAAAATGGCCGCTTGAATTCTTGGAAGAAGTTGTTCCACACTTGGTTCCAATTATCAAAGAATTGGATAAGCGCGTGAAGGCTGAATACGCAGATCCAGCTGTTCAAATTATTGATGAACATGATCGTGTACACATGGCTCACATGGACATTCACTATGGATATAGTGTCAATGGGGTTGCTGCTCTTCATACAGAAATCTTGAAAAACTCAGAACTCAAGCCCTTTTACGACATTTATCCAGAAAAATTCAACAATAAAACAAACGGAATCACCTTCCGTCGCTGGCTCATGCACGCAAATCCACGCTTGTCAAATTACATTGATAGCTTGATTGGCCGCGATTGGCACCATGATGCTTCAAAATTAGAAGACTTACTTGAATTTTCTGGTAAGGCTGATGTGAAAGCCGAACTTGAAAAAATCAAAGCTCACAACAAACGGAAATTAGCTCGTCACTTGAAAGAACACCAAGGTGTTGAAATCAATCCTGAATCAATCTTTGATATCCAAATCAAACGCCTTCACGAGTACAAACGCCAACAAATGAATGCTCTTTATGTCATTCACAAATACTTGGACATCAAGGCTGGAAACATTCCTGCGCGTCCAATTACAGTCTTCTTTGGTGGGAAAGCTGCTCCAGCATACACGATTGCGCAAGATATTATTCATTTAATCCTTTGCTTGTCAGAAGTAATTGCTAACGACCCAGAAGTTTCTCCATACTTGCAAGTCGTTATGGTTGAAAACTATAATGTAACAGCAGCTAGCTTCTTAATTGCAGCCGGTGACATTTCTGAGCAAATCTCCCTTGCTTCTAAAGAAGCTTCAGGTACTGGTAACATGAAATTCATGCTAAATGGTGCTTTAACGCTTGGTACTTCAGACGGAGCAAATGTTGAAATTCATGAATTAGTCGGCGATGACAACGTTTATATCTTCGGTGAAGATTCTGAAACAGTTATTGATTTGTATGCCAAAGAAGCTTATAAGTCAAGTGAATTCTATGCTCGTAAAGCAATCAAACCGCTGGTTGATTTCATTGTCAGTGATGCTGTTCTTGCAGTTGGTAAGAAAGAGCGCTTGGAACGACTTTACAATGAATTGATCAATAAAGACTGGTTCATGACGCTTCTTGACTTGGAAGATTATATCGAAACAAAAGAACGCATGTTTGCGGATTATGAAGACCGTGACGTCTGGCTTGAAAAAGTTCTTGTCAATATTGCAAAAGCAGGCTTCTTCTCTGCTGACCGTACGATTGCTCAATATAACGATGAAATTTGGCATTTGAACTAG